In one Parvibaculum sp. genomic region, the following are encoded:
- a CDS encoding DUF1302 domain-containing protein: MLDRRGHSGISFLSMGLVAGGLMAAVVAVPDVAFAMQFKYGNADISFDTTISAGAAMRTSGRKCMYISVANPQGCANDGLTDNYDDGNLNYDKWDVFSAPVSGLSELEVKLEDLGFFLRGSYFFDAIQSDKESTRRTDLTDAAVSRVGRRARLLDAYVYGDVDMGIPVHFRLGNQVINWGESIFYGGGIAETNAFDVTKLRGAGAEIKEAFLPAPMALARFAPVSNLDVSAYYQFRWNETELDPVGTFFSLEDAVGPGAVGLFYGPAFGGFGDPAASGVDAPTQFLLGTGIPLVADQRPSHSGQWGISALYFSEMLQTELGLYYMRYHQKVPVVGAFAACDPIFGCYPTAYFRNYVSDQDLFGASASFVWQDISFGVDVAYQPDYAIPLADPFTAAATTAFLVDPVGFTGTAVEQGFIRENRTQTILNALYSAGPAAPVFGTVIRTFGMDDITFIGEMAWTHFDSKPAGTFGHSDAVGYILDITGSYQGVFGTPWVLYPGLSFRHDVNGTALDYAMTDSHIDARRQVTLRLNADYQSTWALGVSYTRNSGGGYMNFSRDRDFATLTVSYAF, translated from the coding sequence ATGTTGGATCGTCGCGGGCACTCGGGTATTTCGTTTCTGTCGATGGGGCTCGTGGCGGGGGGCCTGATGGCCGCTGTCGTCGCCGTTCCCGATGTGGCATTCGCCATGCAGTTCAAATACGGAAATGCGGATATCTCCTTCGATACGACGATCTCCGCTGGCGCCGCGATGCGGACGTCCGGCCGCAAGTGCATGTATATCAGCGTCGCCAACCCTCAGGGCTGCGCGAATGACGGCCTGACCGACAACTACGACGACGGCAATCTGAACTACGACAAGTGGGATGTCTTCTCCGCGCCGGTATCGGGCCTCTCCGAGCTCGAAGTCAAGCTTGAAGACCTCGGCTTCTTCTTGCGCGGCAGCTACTTCTTCGACGCGATACAAAGCGACAAGGAATCGACGCGCCGCACCGACCTGACCGATGCCGCGGTCAGCCGCGTCGGCCGCCGCGCACGTCTGCTGGACGCCTATGTGTACGGCGATGTCGACATGGGCATTCCGGTTCATTTCCGGCTCGGCAACCAGGTGATCAACTGGGGCGAGAGCATCTTCTACGGCGGCGGCATCGCGGAGACCAACGCGTTCGACGTGACGAAGCTGCGCGGCGCCGGCGCCGAGATCAAGGAAGCCTTCCTGCCGGCCCCGATGGCCCTGGCGCGGTTTGCACCCGTCTCCAATCTCGATGTTTCGGCCTACTACCAGTTCCGCTGGAACGAAACCGAACTCGACCCCGTCGGAACCTTCTTCTCGTTGGAAGACGCGGTCGGGCCCGGCGCAGTCGGTCTTTTCTACGGCCCGGCATTTGGCGGCTTCGGCGATCCGGCAGCCTCGGGCGTCGATGCGCCGACCCAGTTCCTGCTCGGTACCGGCATTCCGCTGGTCGCCGACCAGCGGCCGTCGCATTCCGGCCAGTGGGGCATCTCGGCGCTCTACTTCAGCGAAATGCTGCAGACGGAGCTCGGCCTCTACTACATGCGCTATCATCAGAAAGTGCCGGTCGTCGGCGCATTCGCAGCTTGCGATCCGATCTTCGGCTGTTATCCGACGGCCTATTTCAGAAACTATGTTTCCGACCAGGACCTCTTCGGTGCCAGCGCAAGCTTCGTCTGGCAGGATATCTCGTTCGGCGTCGATGTTGCCTATCAGCCTGACTACGCCATTCCGCTCGCCGATCCCTTCACGGCGGCGGCCACCACGGCGTTCCTCGTCGATCCGGTCGGCTTCACCGGAACGGCGGTCGAGCAGGGCTTCATCCGCGAAAATCGTACACAGACGATCCTGAATGCGCTTTATTCGGCGGGCCCCGCCGCACCGGTTTTCGGCACGGTCATCCGCACGTTCGGCATGGACGACATCACCTTCATCGGCGAAATGGCCTGGACGCATTTCGACAGCAAGCCGGCGGGTACCTTCGGTCACTCCGATGCCGTCGGCTACATACTCGATATCACCGGCAGCTATCAGGGCGTCTTCGGCACGCCCTGGGTGCTCTATCCGGGCCTCTCGTTCCGCCATGACGTAAATGGAACCGCGCTCGACTACGCGATGACGGACTCGCATATCGATGCGCGCCGGCAGGTCACACTGCGCCTGAACGCCGACTACCAGTCCACATGGGCGCTCGGCGTCTCCTACACGAGGAACTCCGGTGGCGGCTACATGAACTTCTCGCGGGATCGCGACTTTGCGACCCTGACAGTTTCCTATGCCTTCTAG
- a CDS encoding aminotransferase, translating into MENLLSLAERNLNESGVESADRRHNIHPFTDLSVMEAADRTVIASAKGNYVYGEDGRKFLDGLGGMWCVNIGHGRDEMADAVASQIRTLDYYSPFDDLTSAPMAALAEALATRAPGSLNRVLFTTGGSTAADSAIRLVHHYFIRRGEPSRRHIITRDKSYHGSTYLTASLSDRGYSTDWSAETAFIHHIASPGLYRRPDGVTEAEFTQLLVAEFEAKILELGPENVACFIAEPIQGSGGVIVPPVDYHPRMIEICRKYGVLYIADEVVTAFGRLGHFFASQDYFGFVPDIITCAKGLTSGYVPAGAVILSDEIYEVLCRPGTYFNTGFTYTGHAVACTAALKNIEIIERERICERVREIGPYFEERLAPLADLPLVGDVRGRRFMMCIEYVANKGRKELFADDVRIGKRIWRHCQKRGLLVRPLAHLNVLSPPLTLERSEIDFIADVLHDAIIDTADELVREGVAAE; encoded by the coding sequence ATGGAGAACCTCTTGAGCCTCGCCGAGCGAAATCTCAATGAATCCGGCGTAGAGAGCGCCGACCGGCGCCACAATATTCATCCGTTTACGGATTTATCGGTGATGGAGGCGGCGGATCGCACGGTCATCGCTTCGGCGAAGGGAAACTACGTCTATGGCGAGGACGGACGGAAGTTTCTGGACGGCCTCGGCGGCATGTGGTGCGTCAATATCGGTCACGGGCGTGACGAAATGGCCGATGCCGTTGCGAGCCAAATTCGTACTCTCGACTACTATTCGCCGTTCGACGATCTAACCTCTGCGCCCATGGCCGCGCTCGCCGAAGCCCTCGCCACGCGCGCGCCGGGCTCGCTCAACCGCGTGCTCTTCACGACCGGGGGATCGACAGCCGCCGATTCGGCCATTCGCCTCGTTCACCACTATTTCATCCGTCGCGGCGAACCGTCCCGCCGGCACATCATCACGCGCGACAAGTCCTATCACGGCAGCACCTATCTCACCGCGTCGCTGAGCGATCGGGGCTACTCGACGGACTGGAGTGCCGAAACCGCGTTCATTCATCACATCGCATCGCCGGGGCTTTATCGCCGTCCGGACGGTGTCACGGAGGCGGAATTCACCCAGCTTCTGGTTGCGGAGTTCGAGGCGAAAATCCTCGAGCTCGGCCCCGAAAATGTCGCCTGCTTCATCGCCGAACCGATCCAGGGTTCGGGCGGCGTCATCGTGCCTCCCGTCGACTACCATCCGCGCATGATCGAAATCTGCCGGAAATACGGTGTTCTCTATATTGCCGACGAAGTGGTCACAGCCTTTGGGCGCCTGGGGCATTTCTTTGCCTCGCAGGACTACTTCGGTTTCGTTCCGGATATCATCACTTGCGCAAAAGGCCTGACTTCAGGGTATGTGCCGGCGGGCGCCGTCATTCTCTCCGATGAAATCTACGAAGTGCTGTGCCGCCCGGGCACTTACTTCAATACCGGCTTCACCTATACCGGACACGCGGTCGCATGCACGGCCGCCCTCAAGAACATCGAGATTATCGAGCGCGAGCGCATCTGCGAACGGGTGCGGGAGATCGGCCCCTACTTTGAGGAACGGTTGGCTCCGCTTGCCGATCTGCCGCTTGTCGGCGACGTCCGCGGCCGACGTTTCATGATGTGCATCGAATATGTGGCGAACAAGGGCCGCAAGGAGCTCTTCGCCGACGACGTGCGCATCGGCAAGCGCATATGGCGCCATTGTCAGAAGCGCGGCCTTCTGGTCCGGCCGCTCGCCCATCTGAACGTCTTGTCGCCGCCGCTGACGCTTGAGAGGAGCGAGATCGACTTTATCGCCGACGTGCTCCACGACGCCATCATCGACACGGCTGACGAACTTGTTCGAGAGGGGGTCGCGGCCGAATAG
- a CDS encoding helix-turn-helix transcriptional regulator translates to MTDREIKGTLPLGAVAGWSEGLAGALAATEVHASAARLAEGLRHFVPDTQIYIGFYRSDMPPVIVDVDGHDEWNDGYTDGKYLLDPTYDQFLARAESVCLSPKEMFPPDFRKSDYYLSYYRPYGMVDEICYLLYLDTDLAGYVSLMRLADNAPFSAVEYRRLAAVLPAIETAATHFWSLLDRKSSSDDDRSLQLHQLLSTAYRRFGGDSLSEREKEVTNLLLKGLPPKAVGRMLGIAPGTVRNHIKRIYVKLDVRSQAELLALFFETLDEALSHRSES, encoded by the coding sequence ATGACAGACCGAGAAATCAAAGGAACACTGCCGCTCGGCGCCGTGGCCGGCTGGAGCGAGGGGCTCGCTGGCGCACTCGCAGCGACGGAGGTTCATGCCAGCGCCGCGAGGCTCGCCGAAGGGCTGCGGCACTTCGTGCCCGACACCCAGATCTATATCGGCTTCTACCGCAGCGACATGCCGCCGGTCATCGTCGATGTCGATGGACATGATGAATGGAACGATGGATACACGGACGGCAAATACTTGCTCGATCCGACCTATGATCAGTTTCTCGCCCGCGCGGAAAGCGTCTGCCTCTCGCCCAAGGAAATGTTCCCGCCCGACTTCCGGAAGAGCGACTACTACCTCTCCTACTATCGACCTTATGGCATGGTCGACGAAATTTGCTACCTCCTCTATCTCGACACCGACCTTGCCGGATACGTCTCGCTGATGCGGCTTGCGGACAATGCCCCTTTCAGTGCGGTTGAATACCGGCGGCTTGCCGCTGTTCTGCCGGCGATCGAAACCGCGGCAACGCATTTCTGGTCGCTGCTCGACCGAAAAAGCAGTTCCGACGACGACAGATCGCTCCAGCTCCATCAGCTTCTCTCAACCGCGTACCGGCGCTTCGGCGGCGACAGCCTCAGCGAACGCGAGAAGGAGGTGACAAACCTTCTGTTGAAGGGCCTGCCGCCGAAGGCGGTCGGCCGTATGCTCGGCATCGCGCCGGGAACGGTTCGCAACCACATCAAGCGTATCTATGTGAAGCTCGACGTGCGCTCGCAGGCCGAACTTTTGGCGCTCTTCTTCGAAACGCTGGACGAGGCGCTGTCTCATCGCAGCGAGAGCTGA
- a CDS encoding aromatic ring-hydroxylating dioxygenase subunit alpha, producing the protein MSETISMPCPETLPAAWYWSDEAWQVERREIWAKHWFLIGRAAQFDAAGDYVSATLAGYPIFAIKGRDGIVRAFHNACRHRASPLVQECAGHTDRLACPYHRWLYDFEGRLRGAPTMEIDKDKYGLFPVRCESWRGLVFVSLDPAVPLESWLEDIATAALRYPLEEMQIAREFTIEADVNWKTYGDNYAEAWHIPTIHPGLNESIDMASYKITTMGHTLQSHMADARDGGKTDGFWVWRLPGLFFNMYNWGMNVAQLEPTGPRSMRLTYRYFVKDLDPAKQEERDALIDWAYMVAKEDIDICIAVQRNLEAGIYDRGRLSPVHENGVIQFQELVAAAHRG; encoded by the coding sequence ATGTCCGAAACCATTTCCATGCCCTGTCCGGAAACGCTGCCCGCCGCGTGGTACTGGAGCGACGAGGCGTGGCAGGTCGAACGCCGGGAAATCTGGGCGAAGCACTGGTTCCTGATCGGGCGCGCCGCGCAATTCGACGCGGCAGGCGACTATGTGTCGGCAACGCTGGCGGGCTACCCCATATTCGCGATCAAAGGGCGGGACGGCATCGTTCGCGCCTTCCACAATGCCTGCCGGCACCGCGCCTCGCCACTGGTGCAGGAATGCGCGGGCCACACCGACCGGCTCGCCTGTCCTTATCACCGCTGGCTCTACGACTTCGAAGGGCGGCTGCGCGGTGCTCCGACCATGGAAATCGACAAGGACAAGTATGGGCTCTTTCCGGTCCGTTGCGAGAGCTGGCGCGGGCTCGTGTTCGTGTCTCTCGACCCCGCCGTTCCGCTCGAAAGTTGGCTTGAGGATATAGCGACGGCGGCGCTGCGCTATCCGCTGGAAGAGATGCAGATCGCGCGCGAATTCACCATCGAGGCGGATGTGAACTGGAAGACTTACGGCGACAACTATGCCGAGGCATGGCACATCCCGACGATCCATCCGGGGCTCAATGAATCCATCGACATGGCGAGCTATAAAATCACGACGATGGGACACACGCTGCAAAGCCACATGGCGGATGCGCGCGACGGCGGCAAGACGGACGGTTTCTGGGTATGGCGGCTGCCGGGGCTTTTTTTCAATATGTACAACTGGGGGATGAACGTCGCACAGCTCGAGCCCACAGGCCCGCGCAGCATGCGCCTTACCTATCGCTATTTCGTGAAGGATCTCGATCCGGCAAAGCAAGAGGAGCGCGACGCGCTGATCGACTGGGCCTATATGGTCGCCAAGGAAGACATCGACATCTGCATTGCCGTGCAGAGGAATCTCGAAGCGGGCATCTACGACCGGGGGCGGCTCTCACCCGTCCATGAAAACGGTGTCATCCAGTTTCAGGAACTGGTGGCCGCGGCGCATCGCGGGTGA
- a CDS encoding nucleotidyl transferase AbiEii/AbiGii toxin family protein — MTDLHLDKLPPDTRGLFEFFAAQPEMNGRFVLTVGTAITLHHGHRRSEDLDFYSLTPKLPRRALDTLLQRIETAFEKPLLAIREEAIEDFENEGGNALADYQQNYTVGKVKLTFFAEHDAAQIAFTKTHVGARYGEIAILSSPALFAMKSRLIMKRTTSRDLFDLWFYLSGGHHSMKELAGYAMTEARTDWEGVRLRLLPVRLPSTDPGFEGMISDGPRTFEALIGALRALADEYEQGPRLDEVSGGTP; from the coding sequence ATGACCGATCTGCATCTCGATAAATTGCCACCGGACACGCGGGGGTTGTTCGAGTTTTTCGCAGCTCAGCCGGAAATGAACGGCCGGTTTGTGTTGACCGTCGGCACGGCTATCACGCTTCACCACGGGCATCGTCGGAGCGAGGATCTCGATTTCTATTCGTTGACGCCGAAACTTCCCCGGCGTGCGCTGGATACGCTTCTTCAGCGGATCGAGACTGCTTTTGAAAAACCGCTCCTGGCGATCCGCGAGGAGGCGATCGAGGACTTCGAGAATGAAGGTGGAAACGCGCTTGCCGATTATCAGCAGAACTACACTGTGGGGAAAGTCAAGCTGACCTTCTTTGCCGAACACGATGCGGCGCAGATCGCGTTTACGAAGACGCATGTCGGCGCTCGGTATGGAGAAATTGCGATCCTGTCCTCGCCGGCGCTCTTCGCAATGAAGTCCAGGCTCATCATGAAGCGTACGACGTCGCGTGATCTATTCGATTTGTGGTTCTACCTGTCGGGCGGACACCACAGCATGAAAGAGCTTGCGGGATATGCGATGACCGAGGCTCGAACCGACTGGGAGGGCGTGCGTCTCCGTCTCCTTCCGGTTCGCTTGCCGTCAACTGATCCGGGATTTGAGGGCATGATTTCCGATGGGCCGCGGACCTTTGAGGCGCTGATCGGCGCGCTGCGTGCGCTGGCGGACGAATACGAACAGGGACCGCGTCTGGACGAGGTATCAGGCGGCACGCCCTAG
- a CDS encoding DUF5681 domain-containing protein → MSRKNPRDEPRATTPKEGAYEVGYGRPPVASRFKKGRSGNPRGRPKKMSRPPVLERIEDEPVKRMLLEEVHRTIVVRDGDKTVEMPVIQAAIRSLALSSAKGNFRATKLLFELLLAAEAAARADTARLVEVLIQYKLDGQKDIDQCEELGIEPPEMVPHPDDIHFDPRTGVLTVRGPMTEKEKKQMATRDKLRCQLVEEIEVLERKLSKRPGDKAISDEIRSRERIIERVDAIANPIWSPNARLVEG, encoded by the coding sequence ATGAGCCGGAAAAATCCGCGGGACGAGCCTCGGGCTACGACGCCGAAAGAGGGGGCCTACGAGGTAGGTTACGGCCGGCCGCCGGTCGCGTCGCGCTTCAAGAAAGGCCGGTCGGGAAACCCGCGGGGAAGGCCGAAAAAGATGTCGCGCCCACCCGTTCTGGAACGTATCGAGGACGAGCCCGTCAAGCGCATGTTGCTCGAAGAGGTTCATCGAACGATCGTGGTGCGCGACGGTGACAAGACGGTTGAGATGCCGGTCATCCAGGCGGCGATCAGAAGCCTGGCGCTGTCAAGCGCGAAAGGGAACTTTCGCGCGACGAAGTTGCTATTCGAGTTGTTGTTAGCGGCCGAGGCGGCGGCGAGAGCGGATACGGCGCGGCTTGTCGAGGTGTTGATCCAATACAAGCTTGATGGACAAAAGGATATCGATCAGTGCGAGGAACTTGGGATCGAACCACCCGAGATGGTGCCGCATCCGGACGATATTCACTTTGATCCCCGCACCGGCGTACTCACGGTCCGCGGTCCGATGACGGAGAAGGAAAAGAAGCAGATGGCCACCCGCGACAAGTTGCGCTGCCAACTGGTCGAGGAGATTGAGGTGCTTGAGCGCAAACTTTCAAAGAGGCCCGGTGACAAGGCCATCTCCGACGAAATCAGATCCAGGGAACGCATCATCGAACGGGTCGACGCGATCGCGAATCCGATCTGGTCGCCCAACGCGCGGTTGGTCGAGGGCTGA
- a CDS encoding DNA methyltransferase, giving the protein MKRLACEEIAPDDLRPWARNARTHSRKQVGQIAESIRVFGFTNPVLIDDENAILAGHGRVEAARLLKMEQVPCVRLANMTVAQKKAYVLADNKLALNAGWDEEILAEELQGLLEIDDDFEISITGFSIPEIDNLIEGLNPEEPGDPADDLLPPLEEEHAVSCAGDIWLLGKHRLICGNALEADTYRRLMAGEKAGMVFTDPPYNVPIDGNVGGLGAIRHREFAMASGEMSRAEFTGFLETAFRHLADQSAEGSIHFICMDWRHLPEIMASGEAAYTELKNLCVWVKDNGGMGTFYRSRHELVLVFKKGSAAHVNNFELGQHGRYRTNVWEYKGVNTLKAGRLDELALHPTVKPVGMIADAIKDVSRRGDIVLDPFGGSGSTLMAAHKTGRRAFLAELDPVYVDRIVRRWQIFAHDDAINAETGETFDAIAKRRRVSGELARSATDTAL; this is encoded by the coding sequence ATGAAGCGGTTGGCTTGTGAGGAGATTGCACCTGATGATTTGCGTCCCTGGGCGCGCAATGCCCGTACGCATTCGCGCAAGCAGGTCGGTCAGATTGCCGAGAGCATCCGCGTCTTCGGCTTTACAAATCCGGTGCTGATCGATGACGAGAACGCCATTCTTGCCGGCCACGGTCGCGTCGAGGCGGCGCGATTGCTGAAGATGGAGCAGGTGCCATGCGTTCGGCTCGCGAATATGACGGTTGCGCAAAAGAAAGCTTACGTGCTTGCCGACAACAAGCTGGCGCTCAATGCGGGTTGGGACGAGGAGATTCTGGCCGAGGAGCTCCAGGGCCTGCTTGAGATCGACGATGATTTCGAGATCAGCATTACGGGTTTCTCGATCCCGGAAATTGACAACCTGATTGAGGGGTTGAACCCCGAGGAGCCAGGTGATCCGGCAGATGATCTATTGCCGCCGCTGGAGGAGGAGCACGCGGTCTCCTGCGCTGGCGATATCTGGCTGCTTGGAAAGCATCGCCTGATATGCGGCAACGCGCTTGAGGCGGATACCTATCGGCGTCTGATGGCAGGCGAGAAGGCCGGCATGGTCTTCACGGACCCGCCCTATAATGTCCCCATCGATGGCAATGTCGGCGGGTTAGGCGCGATCAGGCATCGCGAGTTTGCGATGGCGTCGGGCGAGATGTCGCGTGCCGAGTTCACCGGCTTCCTCGAAACGGCCTTTCGTCATCTTGCCGATCAAAGCGCGGAAGGTTCGATCCACTTCATCTGCATGGACTGGCGCCACCTGCCGGAAATCATGGCGAGCGGCGAGGCGGCCTATACCGAACTCAAAAACCTCTGTGTCTGGGTCAAGGACAATGGCGGTATGGGGACGTTCTATCGCTCCCGCCACGAGCTGGTTCTGGTCTTCAAGAAGGGGAGTGCCGCCCATGTCAACAATTTCGAGCTTGGCCAGCATGGTCGCTATCGAACGAATGTCTGGGAATACAAGGGCGTCAATACGCTGAAGGCGGGTCGTCTGGACGAGCTGGCGCTTCATCCGACCGTCAAGCCTGTCGGCATGATTGCCGATGCCATCAAGGATGTATCGAGGCGGGGCGATATCGTTCTCGATCCTTTCGGGGGCAGCGGCTCGACGCTGATGGCGGCACACAAGACCGGCCGCCGGGCGTTTCTGGCGGAACTCGATCCCGTCTATGTCGACCGGATTGTTCGCCGCTGGCAGATATTTGCCCATGACGATGCGATCAATGCTGAAACAGGCGAGACCTTTGATGCGATCGCGAAGCGACGCCGGGTCTCAGGCGAGTTGGCACGCTCGGCGACCGACACGGCTCTGTAA
- a CDS encoding helix-turn-helix domain-containing protein, whose product MPGKEDPMGLGPKIRQLRTDRDQSLQQVADAVGVSKAHICELEKERADNPSIALVTRLADHFNVSIRYLIDEDMNAPDVDDVIARICRLARNLHVHEVALLDDMVTSMLKHKASVSEGTQAV is encoded by the coding sequence ATGCCCGGGAAGGAGGACCCGATGGGTCTGGGACCGAAGATCAGGCAATTGAGAACCGACAGGGATCAATCGCTTCAGCAGGTGGCCGACGCCGTCGGTGTGTCGAAGGCACATATCTGCGAGCTTGAAAAGGAAAGGGCTGACAATCCATCCATCGCGCTGGTCACGCGCCTGGCGGATCACTTCAACGTGTCGATCCGCTACCTGATCGATGAGGACATGAACGCGCCCGATGTCGACGACGTGATCGCGCGCATATGCCGGCTGGCACGGAACCTCCATGTACACGAGGTTGCGTTGCTCGACGACATGGTCACCTCCATGCTGAAGCACAAGGCATCGGTGAGTGAGGGAACGCAGGCCGTCTGA
- a CDS encoding helix-turn-helix transcriptional regulator, with protein sequence MLHSAQIRAARGLLDWSRDDLARKAGLGLSTVQRMERGSGIAQGHAGNLWRLQQALEAAGVTFTPPDAAGGPGVRLASIPADASTSADG encoded by the coding sequence GTGCTCCATTCCGCCCAGATACGTGCCGCCCGCGGCCTGCTCGACTGGTCGCGCGACGACCTCGCCCGGAAGGCGGGGCTCGGCCTCTCGACCGTCCAGCGCATGGAGCGGGGCTCGGGCATCGCCCAAGGCCATGCCGGCAATCTCTGGCGGCTGCAGCAGGCGCTCGAGGCGGCCGGCGTGACCTTCACGCCACCCGATGCCGCGGGCGGGCCCGGGGTCCGGCTTGCCTCGATACCGGCCGACGCATCGACATCGGCCGACGGCTAG
- a CDS encoding siphovirus Gp157 family protein, which yields MTETVASPAAPPAPPPVPPAPDGPPQGMSPAVAAELHQHLYLKERLEAEFPDLDDETLADTLDGETRLNEALASVLRSREEDLSLATGLKARIETMRARLERFQDRAERKRSLVADVMVRADIRRLLMPDFTASLRTVPPGLVVEDEAQVPEAFWKPQAPKLDRAALGEALRRGEAVAGATLGAARCSITIRTA from the coding sequence ATGACCGAGACTGTTGCAAGCCCTGCCGCCCCGCCAGCCCCGCCTCCCGTGCCGCCGGCACCGGACGGACCGCCACAGGGCATGAGCCCGGCGGTTGCCGCCGAACTCCATCAGCATCTCTACCTGAAAGAGCGGCTCGAGGCCGAGTTCCCCGATCTCGACGACGAGACCCTTGCCGATACGCTGGACGGCGAGACCCGGCTCAACGAGGCGCTGGCCTCGGTCCTGCGCTCGCGCGAGGAGGACCTGTCGCTTGCCACGGGCCTCAAGGCCCGGATCGAGACCATGCGGGCCCGGCTCGAGCGTTTCCAGGACCGGGCCGAGCGCAAGCGGAGCCTGGTCGCCGATGTGATGGTCCGCGCCGACATCAGGCGCCTGCTGATGCCCGACTTCACCGCCTCGCTGAGAACCGTGCCGCCGGGTCTGGTCGTCGAGGATGAGGCGCAGGTGCCCGAGGCCTTCTGGAAGCCGCAAGCCCCGAAGCTCGACCGGGCCGCACTTGGCGAGGCCTTGCGCCGCGGCGAGGCGGTTGCCGGCGCGACGCTTGGCGCGGCGCGCTGCTCGATCACCATCCGCACAGCCTGA
- a CDS encoding Rad52/Rad22 family DNA repair protein produces the protein MPLTRKQVKALGIAPPADAIRTREEGGKSLSYLEGWYLVREANRIFGPERWDRITLTTQCVWQGKYEGKPACSYTARVRLCIRAGTASFVREGSGVGHGQGLHPGEAHGQALKAAETDATKRALATIGAPFGLTLYETAPADGKARDAADGVPADALSPPANRTLPARDRWLLRDPAGEVLGFYTSPIMACSALRRAVNGAADAITLEALYTQNKRFLARLVAERPDLVSDTGRHYAAILSALFQARLKALSMNGTGGAGTARAARDTEPARDAKTAEPAQLANESAGPIRIGDTPPAPV, from the coding sequence ATGCCGCTGACACGCAAGCAGGTCAAGGCGCTCGGGATCGCCCCGCCCGCCGACGCGATCCGGACCCGGGAGGAAGGGGGCAAGTCGCTCTCTTATCTGGAGGGCTGGTATCTGGTCCGCGAGGCCAACCGGATCTTCGGGCCGGAGCGCTGGGACCGGATCACGCTGACGACGCAATGCGTCTGGCAGGGCAAGTATGAAGGCAAGCCCGCCTGCAGCTACACGGCCCGGGTCCGGCTCTGTATCCGGGCCGGGACCGCAAGCTTTGTGCGCGAGGGGTCGGGGGTCGGTCATGGTCAGGGCCTGCATCCGGGCGAGGCGCATGGACAGGCCCTCAAGGCGGCCGAGACCGATGCGACCAAGCGGGCGCTGGCCACCATCGGTGCGCCCTTCGGGCTGACGCTTTACGAGACGGCGCCGGCCGACGGCAAGGCGCGGGACGCGGCAGACGGCGTCCCGGCCGATGCGCTCTCCCCACCCGCAAACCGGACCCTGCCCGCCCGCGACCGCTGGCTGCTGCGGGACCCCGCGGGCGAGGTTCTGGGCTTCTACACCAGCCCGATCATGGCCTGTTCGGCGCTGCGCCGCGCCGTCAACGGCGCCGCCGATGCCATCACCCTCGAGGCGCTCTATACACAGAACAAGCGCTTCCTCGCCCGGCTCGTGGCGGAGCGGCCCGATCTCGTCAGCGATACCGGCCGGCATTATGCCGCGATCCTCAGCGCGCTCTTCCAGGCGCGTCTGAAGGCGCTCTCGATGAACGGGACGGGGGGCGCCGGGACCGCACGAGCCGCACGGGACACCGAGCCCGCACGGGACGCAAAGACCGCGGAGCCCGCACAACTCGCCAATGAGTCCGCCGGACCGATACGCATCGGCGATACGCCGCCCGCACCTGTCTGA
- a CDS encoding VanZ family protein produces MSDPHSLRRLRLLLVLVWLMLGLAVLAGSLMPDLGPSSLKIPLPHADKLVHFCAWALLAAFAPPLLVRFASRLAAASGLFLLSGAIELAQAFLPMRSASFGDLAANGLGIAAGTSAGILVAMLLARRSRPVAAGLAFDGGDGLFAPGEAR; encoded by the coding sequence TTGAGCGATCCCCATAGCCTTCGCCGCCTCCGGCTGCTGCTTGTGCTTGTCTGGCTGATGCTCGGGCTTGCCGTTCTGGCGGGCTCGCTGATGCCGGATCTCGGGCCGTCATCCCTGAAGATTCCACTCCCTCATGCCGACAAGCTTGTGCATTTTTGCGCCTGGGCGCTGCTGGCGGCTTTTGCGCCGCCGCTGCTCGTGCGGTTTGCATCGCGGTTGGCGGCGGCCTCGGGCCTCTTCCTGCTGAGCGGCGCGATCGAACTTGCCCAGGCCTTTCTGCCGATGCGTTCGGCCTCTTTCGGCGATCTCGCCGCGAACGGGCTTGGTATCGCGGCTGGAACCTCGGCCGGGATCCTTGTCGCGATGTTGCTTGCGCGCCGGTCCCGTCCGGTGGCGGCAGGACTTGCTTTCGATGGCGGGGACGGGTTGTTCGCGCCCGGCGAGGCGCGCTAG